A genomic region of Desulfobulbaceae bacterium DB1 contains the following coding sequences:
- a CDS encoding signal transduction protein, whose protein sequence is MKIKNWMKTNPKTIHRTALLQEASDLMKKHSIRHLPVVEDEQLVGFVTESDLRQFSFLSMVEKIPVHQVMVLNPITVNANASIETAARLIHDYKIGGLPVLDKKKLVGIITASDLLSAFIEVLGLFKASTRIDVVVDKKGGLEDVTRIINEMGGEIISVAIESHAARRKVHYFRLERCDPAPIVESLEKAGHKVVSVME, encoded by the coding sequence ATGAAAATAAAGAACTGGATGAAGACCAATCCGAAGACCATCCACCGGACGGCGCTTCTGCAAGAGGCATCCGATTTGATGAAGAAGCACTCCATTCGTCATTTGCCGGTTGTCGAGGATGAACAGCTTGTCGGCTTTGTTACGGAAAGCGATCTGCGTCAGTTTTCCTTTCTGTCCATGGTGGAAAAGATTCCCGTGCATCAGGTGATGGTGCTTAATCCCATAACCGTCAATGCCAATGCCAGTATTGAAACGGCAGCGCGCCTCATTCATGATTACAAGATCGGTGGTCTCCCTGTTCTTGACAAAAAAAAACTGGTCGGCATTATTACCGCTTCCGATCTTCTTTCCGCCTTTATCGAGGTGCTGGGCCTTTTCAAGGCGTCAACCCGCATTGATGTGGTGGTGGATAAGAAGGGCGGACTTGAGGACGTCACCCGGATCATCAATGAAATGGGGGGAGAAATCATCAGTGTCGCCATAGAAAGTCATGCCGCCAGAAGAAAGGTTCATTATTTCCGGCTGGAACGATGTGATCCGGCGCCCATTGTCGAATCGTTGGAAAAGGCGGGGCATAAGGTTGTTTCCGTCATGGAGTGA
- a CDS encoding IS630 family transposase: protein MAPRYRVTLTKEEREDLEAISTKGKRAARTVLYARALLLLDAGEHGPKWVVTQVAEALGTTTRSLEHLKKRFVEEGLSAALERKERETPPREIQFGGEFEAHLLALACSDAPEGKNRWTVRLLAEKMVELKMVTSVSPMTVCNTLKKMNLSLTKANTGRYRRIKTPVL from the coding sequence ATGGCACCAAGATACAGAGTGACATTAACAAAAGAGGAACGGGAAGATTTGGAGGCTATTTCAACTAAAGGGAAAAGGGCAGCCCGCACCGTACTGTATGCTCGAGCATTACTTCTGCTTGATGCGGGGGAACATGGACCGAAGTGGGTTGTCACTCAGGTCGCAGAAGCTTTAGGGACAACGACGCGGAGTTTAGAACACTTAAAGAAACGATTTGTTGAAGAAGGTCTTTCTGCCGCCCTTGAACGTAAGGAGCGCGAGACCCCTCCGCGAGAAATTCAATTCGGAGGAGAATTTGAAGCACATCTTTTGGCTTTGGCATGTTCGGATGCTCCAGAAGGTAAAAATCGATGGACAGTACGTCTGTTGGCTGAGAAAATGGTCGAGCTGAAGATGGTAACGAGTGTTTCTCCGATGACGGTATGTAACACTTTAAAAAAAATGAACTTAAGCCTCACCAAAGCAAATACTGGAAGATACCGCCGGATCAAAACGCCAGTTTTGTAG
- a CDS encoding prephenate dehydratase yields the protein MPTNNQAPIINVRNRIDAIDDTILELLKERLKCAREIGLLKSKENRAKWDPLRERQIYDRLTRDNNSEFPQEALFSIFHEIITTCRLSQKPVEVAFLGPEATFSHLAAVKYFGHSAEYRPIETIEDTFYEVERGRVQYGIVPVENSIEGSVTSSLDAFMKCKVKICGEEYLDITHHLVNHSGDMKDIKLIASHSQPLAQCRQWLRKQLPNVPTQAVFSTALAAQMAAEDHGIAAIASSLAIKKYQLQVVVKGIEDYRGNTTRFVLIGKESPSKSGRDKTSLLLGLLDRPGALNDTLAILARRNINLTRIESRPVKGEPGKYLFFIDMLGHYMDGVIAEACERLQESCSYFEWLGSYPQARQAASTANP from the coding sequence ATGCCCACCAATAATCAAGCACCCATAATCAATGTTCGCAACCGGATCGACGCCATCGATGATACCATCCTGGAATTACTCAAGGAACGGCTGAAATGCGCCCGGGAAATCGGGCTACTGAAATCCAAGGAAAACAGGGCCAAATGGGACCCCCTGCGGGAACGACAGATTTATGATCGCCTGACCAGGGACAACAACAGTGAGTTCCCGCAGGAGGCACTTTTCAGCATCTTCCACGAAATCATCACCACCTGCCGCCTCTCGCAGAAACCGGTGGAAGTGGCATTTCTCGGCCCGGAGGCGACTTTTTCCCATCTGGCGGCGGTCAAATATTTCGGCCACTCAGCCGAATACCGGCCGATCGAGACCATTGAGGACACCTTTTACGAGGTGGAGCGGGGTCGGGTGCAATACGGCATTGTACCGGTGGAAAACTCCATTGAGGGATCGGTTACATCCTCCCTGGACGCCTTCATGAAATGCAAAGTCAAAATCTGCGGCGAAGAATATCTCGATATCACCCATCACCTGGTCAACCATTCCGGCGACATGAAGGATATCAAGCTGATTGCTTCCCATTCCCAACCCCTGGCCCAATGCCGCCAATGGCTGAGAAAACAACTGCCCAACGTGCCGACCCAAGCCGTTTTCAGCACCGCCCTGGCGGCCCAGATGGCGGCCGAGGACCATGGCATTGCCGCCATTGCCAGCTCGCTTGCCATCAAGAAATACCAGTTGCAGGTGGTGGTCAAGGGCATCGAGGACTACCGGGGCAACACCACCCGTTTTGTCCTGATCGGCAAGGAATCGCCCTCCAAAAGCGGCCGGGACAAAACATCCCTTCTGCTCGGACTCCTTGACCGACCGGGCGCCTTGAACGACACCCTGGCCATCCTGGCCAGACGCAACATCAACCTGACCAGAATCGAATCACGGCCGGTAAAGGGCGAGCCGGGCAAATATCTCTTTTTCATCGACATGCTCGGTCACTACATGGACGGCGTTATCGCCGAGGCCTGTGAAAGACTGCAGGAAAGCTGTTCCTATTTCGAGTGGCTGGGCTCCTACCCCCAGGCCCGGCAAGCAGCTTCAACCGCCAATCCGTGA
- a CDS encoding TIGR00268 family protein yields MTSEREKYNHLLDWLGRHDQVAVAFSGGVDSTLLLKAATEVHGVTVTAFFARSLLQKAAVEERVGGQCRRFGVALRIVDCEPLSWPDFVRNGPDRCYLCKKRVYSRFLSLLPETSVLLDGTNVDDLSRDRPGLRAIKELGVRMPLVEAGLVKDEIRRISREMSLTSWDLPSESCLATRIVGGVALTPEILRAVEEAEAFLGEKGFRGCRVRLDGKTAFVTVSQGDRSRLAQSPLRHDFLKILAKLKYAKVFLDLSE; encoded by the coding sequence TTGACTTCGGAAAGAGAAAAATATAATCATCTTCTTGATTGGCTCGGGCGGCACGATCAGGTTGCCGTCGCTTTTTCCGGCGGTGTTGACAGTACCTTGCTGCTCAAGGCGGCGACCGAGGTGCACGGTGTGACCGTTACCGCCTTTTTTGCCCGATCATTGCTGCAGAAGGCAGCAGTGGAAGAGCGCGTCGGCGGGCAGTGCCGCCGGTTCGGCGTGGCGCTGCGCATTGTCGATTGCGAGCCGCTTTCCTGGCCCGATTTTGTTCGAAACGGACCGGATCGTTGTTACCTCTGTAAAAAGAGAGTTTATTCCCGGTTCCTTTCTCTGTTGCCCGAAACATCGGTTCTGCTGGACGGAACCAATGTTGACGACCTTTCCCGGGATCGTCCGGGCCTGCGGGCCATCAAGGAGCTCGGTGTCCGCATGCCTCTGGTGGAGGCCGGCCTGGTCAAGGATGAGATTCGCCGTATCAGCAGGGAAATGTCGCTGACAAGTTGGGATCTTCCGTCTGAATCCTGTCTTGCCACCAGGATTGTCGGCGGGGTTGCCTTGACGCCTGAAATTTTGCGGGCAGTGGAAGAAGCTGAGGCATTTCTTGGGGAAAAAGGGTTTCGTGGCTGCCGGGTGAGGCTGGATGGGAAAACCGCCTTTGTTACAGTTTCTCAAGGAGATAGATCGCGTCTTGCCCAATCCCCTTTGCGGCATGATTTTTTGAAAATTCTGGCAAAACTCAAATATGCCAAAGTTTTTCTTGATCTTTCTGAGTGA
- a CDS encoding DNA-binding protein produces MNKSELVDSMASAAGISKAAAEKSLTAFLDAVTDAMAKGDKVTLVGFGTFSVSERAARQGRNPQTGAAIKIPSRKVARFKAGSKLADAVK; encoded by the coding sequence ATGAATAAGAGTGAATTGGTTGACAGCATGGCTTCTGCTGCAGGGATCAGCAAAGCCGCAGCAGAGAAATCTTTAACGGCATTTCTTGATGCGGTTACCGACGCCATGGCAAAAGGCGATAAAGTGACACTGGTTGGTTTTGGTACCTTCTCTGTGTCAGAGCGGGCAGCCAGACAGGGGCGCAATCCCCAGACCGGTGCAGCCATTAAGATTCCCTCAAGAAAAGTCGCCCGTTTCAAAGCCGGAAGCAAGCTTGCTGATGCTGTTAAGTAA
- a CDS encoding IS630 family transposase, which produces MEDILEVYARPYSQEFPVVCMDESSVQLIGEVHEPIPAAPGHPVLMDDEYVRNGVASILLEVEPLGGKRKVKITEQRTRIDWAHFIKEMLEERYADAKKVVLVMDNLNTHDTASLYAAFPPEEARGLAERLEIHYTPKHGSWLNIAEIELSVLKRQCLAGRIDCIEKMRAEVAAWNIDRNNRQTKVDWQFRTDDARIKLKRLYPKL; this is translated from the coding sequence ATGGAAGATATACTCGAAGTTTATGCGCGTCCGTATAGTCAAGAATTCCCGGTTGTGTGCATGGATGAATCGAGTGTACAGTTAATCGGGGAGGTGCATGAGCCTATTCCGGCAGCCCCTGGCCATCCTGTTCTGATGGATGATGAATATGTTCGCAATGGGGTCGCAAGCATATTACTTGAGGTAGAACCGCTTGGGGGAAAGCGCAAGGTAAAAATTACTGAACAGCGGACACGGATTGATTGGGCCCATTTCATCAAAGAGATGCTTGAAGAGCGTTATGCCGATGCCAAGAAAGTAGTTTTGGTCATGGACAACCTCAATACACACGACACGGCCTCGCTCTATGCGGCTTTCCCACCTGAAGAAGCCAGGGGCTTGGCGGAACGTCTTGAAATACACTACACCCCGAAACACGGGAGTTGGCTGAACATAGCAGAGATTGAACTCAGTGTATTGAAGCGGCAATGCCTTGCAGGCCGGATTGATTGTATCGAGAAGATGCGAGCTGAAGTGGCGGCATGGAACATTGATCGAAATAACCGCCAGACTAAGGTTGATTGGCAGTTTAGAACAGATGATGCGCGAATAAAACTAAAACGGCTTTATCCGAAACTTTAA